In one window of Camelina sativa cultivar DH55 chromosome 15, Cs, whole genome shotgun sequence DNA:
- the LOC104746957 gene encoding uncharacterized protein LOC104746957, with protein MDFMDSETQPPDDLPQLEADYNMPPPLAPECKSYKWKIEVINTDGTIEGKLMTSGDVWKLQDSQVIVHFDVDTSQPIGDSGGLLGSWLGQLSTDVRLLAIDYDYWRLVSPDIKDKAWELVQSKFKFDDPMMRKAYVISALGSRCKDVKLRLWREHKKNNLIETLRNRPEKIPENQWSHFVHKRFTEKWKKMQERNTRSQKNNTMPHLCGRKSFSRKRNEIKVKTGKTPCRAEFFIETRKKPDGTFVSEEAKTHAKALTTLMEQNPQVMSNVTARLDDEYAQVFGPERSGRVRCVGRGPTPSKLVRHSTAATGQEIENSETVIQLRTQMKVLADQVKAMSAFVGQILGNSTGEQATAWAVNFATAFANIPNPAFANIPNPPNPRELDDGANDKR; from the exons ATGGATTTCATGGATTCAGAGACACAACCACCTGATGATTTACCGCAGCTGGAAGCAGATTACAACATGCCTCCTCCACTTGCTccagaatgtaaaagctacaAATGGAAAATAGAAGTCATAA ATACGGATGGAACTATAGAAGGCAAACTGATGACATCTGGAGATGTCTGGAAATTGCAAGATAGTCAAGTTATTGTGCATTTCGATGTTGATACCAGTCAACCAATtggagattctggaggtttACTTGGATCATGGTTAGGTCAATTGAGCACTGATGTGCGATTGCTAGCCATTGACTATGACTATTGGAGGTTGGTTAGTCCTGATATAAAAGATAAAGCATGGGAATTAGTTCAG TCCAAATTCAAATTTGATGATCCTATGATGAGAAAAGCATATGTAATAAGTGCACTAGGTAGCCGATGCAAGGATGTCAAATTACGCCTTTGgagagaacacaaaaaaaataatctgatTGAAACTTTGAGGAATCGACCGGAGAAAATTCCTGAAAATCAATGGTCTCATTTTGTTCACAAGAGGTTCACCGAAAAGTGGAAG AAAATGCAAGAGCGGAATACAAGGAGCCAAAAAAATAATACCATGCCTCACTTATGTGGACGAAAGAgtttttcaagaaaaagaaacgagATT AAAGTCAAGACTGGAAAAACACCATGTCGAGCAGAATTTTTCATTGAGACTCGCAAGAAACCTGATGGAACCTTTGTGTCAGAGGAGGCGAAAACACACGCG AAAGCACTTACGACGTTGATGGAGCAAAATCCGCAAGTCATGAGCAATGTTACAGCTAGATTGGATGACGAATATGCTCAAGTGTTTGGTCCAGAGCGTTCCGGACGAGTGCGTTGTGTTGGTCGTGGACCCACACCTTCAAAATTAGTGAGACACTCGACTGCTGCAACTGGACAAGAGATAGAGAATTCTGAAACAGTTATCCAGCTGAGGACACAAATGAAAGTTTTAGCAGATCAAGTTAAAGCAATGTCTGCATTCGTTGGACAAATACTTGGTAATTCAACGGGTGAACAG GCAACTGCATGGGCTGTAAATTTTGCAACAGCTTTTGCGAACATACCAAATCCAGCCTTTGCAAACATTCCAAATCCACCGAATCCTCGG GAATTGGATGATGGTGCCAATGATAAACGCTAG